Proteins from a single region of Juglans microcarpa x Juglans regia isolate MS1-56 chromosome 5S, Jm3101_v1.0, whole genome shotgun sequence:
- the LOC121267803 gene encoding universal stress protein PHOS32-like: MTSPKHPTDTATAITVQPSSPRFPMSGTPTSGAQRKIGIAVDLSDESAFAVKWAVQNYLRPGDSVILLHVRPTSVLYGADWGAIDLSVHDLADDELSHQKLEHDFDAFTSTKANDLAQPLVDSQIPFKIHIVKDHDMKERLCLEVERLGLSTVIMGSRGFGASRRPSKGRLGSVSDYCVHHCVCPVVVVRFPEEKDGPDTNPVVVAKAGVEDEQEYHDALDKQTDVDKAS; encoded by the exons ATGACTTCTCCGAAACACCCTACCGATACGGCGACGGCAATTACCGTGCAACCTTCGTCGCCGAGATTCCCCATGAGCGGGACCCCCACCTCCGGAGCCCAACGCAAGATCGGGATTGCCGTGGATCTCAGTGACGAGAGCGCCTTCGCCGTCAAATGGGCTGTCCAGAACTACCTCCGCCCCGGTGACTCTGTCATCCTCCTCCACGTCCGCCCCACCAGCGTCCTATACGGCGCCGACTGGGGTGCCATTGACCTTTCCGTCCACGACCTCGCCGACGATGAGCTTTCCCACCAGAAGCTCGAGCATGACTTCGACGCCTTCACCTCCACCAAGGCCAATGACCTTGCTCAGCCCCTCGTCGATTCACAAATTCCCTTCAAGATCCACATCGTGAAGGACCACGACATGAAGGAGCGCCTCTGCCTCGAGGTCGAGCGCCTTGGCCTCAGCACCGTTATCATGGGCAGCCGAGGGTTCGGCGCCTCCCGCCGCCCCTCCAAGGGCCGCCTTGGCAGCGTCAGCGATTACTGCGTGCACCACTGCGTCTGTCCCGTTGTCGTCGTTCGCTTCCCCGAAGAGAAGGATGGCCCCGACACAAATCCCGTAGTCGTAGCAAAGGCTGGTGTGGAGGATGAGCAGGAGTACCATGATGCATTGGATAAGCAAACTG ATGTGGACAAAGCCTCGTGA